Below is a window of Humulus lupulus chromosome 2, drHumLupu1.1, whole genome shotgun sequence DNA.
ACTGTGTCGGtatatgtgaccattgatgggtTTAGTTGTCATTGATACAACGAAAATCGCTTTGATCCTATGTTGATATAGTTAATGGACGAGATTGCATATGCCTATGGTTATGATGACAAAGTTATGAGCTCAATAAggttaacacatttatatatatacatatgtggcccagtgggagattgttagaaaTTTATTGGGGTCACAATTGTATATATAAAATGTGTGTTGGGTCATCAAATAAATAAGTCAAATTTATGTGGTCTATTTTGGAATAAAGTTTATGACTTAAGGGCATGATTGTCATGATTTTAATATGTGGATACCAATTAGACAATTTCTgatttgatgaggggccaaattagAAATAGTTAATAAATATTACTAACTGTTTTGGCAGTTGGTAATATAACAGGTAATGGTCCCTATTTTTTGCATCGTATTGTATTTTTCAGATTCCTGAATCCCCATCATCAGGAAAATAAGGCTTCAAAGGTTTTTGATGCAAAATTGGAAGATCATACCCTTTTACAAACGATTCAATGGACTCCGGTACGCTTCCGCTATTCTTTGGCTATTTATTGTTTGATTctcttgaattaattagggctaaATTCAGATTACAGTATTCTAACAAAATTTGCTACTATATTTTAGTTCTTGAACAATGAAATTCTTGTCGGCatttaatggtttttttttctttctaatggGCATTGAATGAAGTTATAGGAGAGAAATGGTGTGGTCAGAATTGGACAAGTTTGTTAGAGATGAGGATGTTGCAATTGTTTCTACATTACTGTTATATTAGAATATAGTACAATTTTTCATGACACCGTTGTTACATCATTTGATAAGAAGATGATGCATTTATTTTGATAtgtaatttttgtatatatagttttatGTAAATTTCGTTTATATTGACAACAGTTGGTGTAATTAAGTTATTAAATTACGTTGAATAAAGAAGTAATTTTTGAATAAAGaagtttttataatttttttttttaatattttggtgTCATGGGATGACAGTTCACAATATAATGTCATCTCATGTACCATATGGCACAACATTTGTTTAAAAATTGTTCTCATATTACCACAGTTGCCCATAAATCATCCTATCATTTACTGTAGGAGATGGCATTTGCACAACAACTGTCGTCTCTTGTGATACATGAGACGAGAATTTTATTTGAAGTGTCATCTCCTGTTAGTACATGACACTACACTGCATGGTACAACAATATTAGAATTGTTGTATGAATGTTCTTACCACAATTTAAAATTGTGGTACCACGTCAATTTTTTAGTagtgtataatttaaaaatactatgagatgcaaaaaataatattataatgtaTAATAAACTCTATATTGAGGTGGtttgttaatttaaaattactaaaacaaaatatatttaaaatttaaatattatttattttattatcttattaatttattttaaatatgtttattttgagtaatatataataaaaaaaagtaaatatatttttgataaaaaaaatttactCCAAAGTTGTTTCAAAAAACTGTTTTTGGAAAAGCTTTTCATAAAGCACTTTTTAGCTTTTCTAAAAATTAGGGATATGCAGAATATATTCAATTCAATTACAACCGACCgctaaaaattggatatccaattactATTGGATCGGATGTgatttttaaaaatccaaattaGATTGGTCAGTTGTTGAATGGGGATCCAACATCTAATAAAAACTGACCGAATCGATCCAATAATCATCCAATTACATATATGCTACTAATTTAGATGAATTTGTGCTGTATGCTTCTAAATTATTAGAACTATATAGTGTTTTCATTTGGATGAGTAATTTGTgtgttttataattgaaatatacatgaaaattaaatttaaaaagacTCTAAATGATTGGATGGATCTGATCTGATCCAATAAATAACCAGGGGATGCATACAATGGGTGGCACTGATCCAATCTAATTACCTACTTAATCAGATCGGATCGGTTGACTCAATTCAATTAGATTGGATCGGTTATAAAAATCAAATATTCAATAGATAAATTGATTTGATCAGATAGGCTTAAATTCATTGGATGTGATCCAATGAACACCCCACCTAAAAACTGTCACAAATAAGGCTTTTAGAAGTTATTTTTTATGCTTTTGAATATTTTATATTTGGTTGGAATATTTTTAATGTACTTTAGTTTTTTAGTAACTTTTTGAAGACAAGTTTTTTATTAAGAAGCCAAAATCTAGAAATATAAATCCAACTCTGGAGACTCGTTGATACCTAGAAGGCTAGAATCGTATATCAAAACTATCATTAACATGAAAACTtttcaaacaataaaaatatGGTTTCATCTCGTTAATATTCTAATGCCAACTTAacactatcaaaagattgttgCTATATGGGACTTTAAGTGTCCAACATGGGATAATGCAGCATATATTAGTGTAATTTAATATTAGTACTcacataattaaatttaaaatagaatataTAAAATTTGATGTTAAATTGAACCAACTAATGCATGTGGTATAGATGATAATATTCTTACCaaaaagagtaaaaaaaaaaaaaagtaaaaaagatACTACATTTTTTTCTCGGCCAAAATGATGCTTTCTTCCTCGTTGAACTACATTATTTGAGAAGTCTTGTCTGCTAATAATGCTTTGCAGAAACATACCCTACTTCTGCAGGAGAATTACAAAGCATTAATAACGCCCAAGATTAACCTCTTAGCTTACTCATTTCTCTCTCAAAATGCTTTCCCTTCTGGAGTACGATCATAACGTCTCTCTTAAAAGCTCTCACCTAAAGGCTAGCCTAATAAACATCGAGCCTGTACTGAGAAActtgagaagaaaaagaaataataGAAAAACATGTGAGTGTGTTTCACATTGTTTTCTGtattttgattttaaaattgtattttaaaaaatgagaCCAAAAAACCTTTGTAGTTTTTAAAAAACAATAGGTCTTTGGTTAATGTATTCTAAAAatagtttttagtttttatttaaaaaaaaaatcttaaataaaaaattaataaatatatttacaaagagaaaaatattttaaaagtttgtaataactaatgagataaagtaatgtgaaataaaaaatcatgaaaaataaggagtgagaaagtatggaaaaaaaaattgagaagagagaaattgatgcgagaaaaaatgagagagaaagtgattaGAAAGAAAGTGAGGTgaggagaaagaaaaaaatgaggatataataagtgatgagagagaaaatagcgAGAGAGAAAGTAATAAGAGAGAAATTGATGTGAGAGAAAATGAGGAGAGAGAAATTGAATGATAGAGAAATTGTTGTGAGAGAAAGtgaggagagagaaagtgaggagaGAAAAGTtgaggagagagaaaatgatgtgagAGAAAGTGATATGAGAATAAATGATGGCagataataattttaaaatatgatgtgagaaaaaaattgAGAACAACATAAAACAATCTTTTGTTGTTtccaaatttttttgtttttcgtaactttatttttaaaaattattttatattaaagtgtcaaaCACCTTTATTTGTTctcaaaaaacaattttttgtttttaagttAAGGAGCCAACAACCTCATAAATTTCAGTTTGTAATCTAACTACTTCTTCTTATGGGCCTCTTTATTTTAGGTCGTGATTCCTCAGCCTAAGGAAACGGTCATTGTAGCTTTGGCAAATCATAGAGTTTGGACAACGGTGCTAAGACAacaaccttaaatatatctctttTGTATAAAAAGTatatagataacaaaaattcatagttttaacagtttgttttgttaactttaacggaatatacttttaaaactattttaaaaataaataattttcaattatattaatataaattcaaatattataaaatatcattattataataatatttaatatgaaaatacatatataataattatattaatataaattcaaatgtaaaatattattattataataataatatataatataagactaaatatttaataactatattaatataattttaaatattataaaatattattatgataataatatatatcctaattttttacaaattatattaatattattataataatatataatacataatcttaatttttattaaaaaaataatcgtttatgtttaaaaagattatattatatttatatatatattttaagaaaaattataaagaatgttttagtttaattttttatttaatatgtttatatcatcGACAAAATATTCAATCCACATTCCAAAATAAATGTTATGGCCGGAACTGGATTGatcagaaaacaaaaaaaaaattcaccgcTGGAAGGAATTATCAATCTCAAAACACGTGCTCTCTCTTACCAaaaattcttttatatataatattatttatttaaaatttatatgataatgatataaatttaataaatataattaataaattatataaataaaactaaacaaatttgATTTGCGgtagatacataaatattatgtGTCAAACTGCTTGTTCCAAGTTAGTTATCTTATATTTAAAATGGGAACAGAATTAACACAACTTTATTTCTTTCTTTGTCATTGAGAATTAATGAATAAAAAAACAGTATGGAAAGCTATCgcttttataaaataattataacaatCATACGGAGAGAGCTAAAAACTATGAAATCTATAACAAGAGATAAAATGGAGGAGTTTACAGATTTTGTAAAATTATCAGAAAGCAAAAGAAGCTCTGTGCTTACCATCGTGGCCGCCATATTCCGCACAATCCTATTTCTTGATCTTTTTTTAGTCGGTCCTGTATAAAAAGTTGTAATTGAGAacatttctttttttaaaaaaaaaataacaataaacaaaGAAGAATAGCAATACCTGTAACAACCAACAGAGGATTTTAAACTATCTTGTGGACTTGTACAGATTTTTAATATGCTTTCAATGTGAGAAACTTGAGGGCAGTGCTCAATCTCCACTTTTGAGGATGCAATTAGGCTCAGTTTATCAGGTCCTATTGTCAAATTGGGGCAGACCTTTATTGAAATTTTCTTAAGTGATGTGCCGTTGCTTATCCACTTGGGAATTTTCATCAATCCGTGGCAGTGCCAAATACAGAGTTGTTGAAGGGTAGTCACTTGTTTAAGTCCTTTAAGGAGAGCTTTAATGTCATCGATATGATCAAAAGTCAAAGAACGGAGGCTACGAAGGAACTCCCACATATTCCTTTCACATTTGGACATATGAATGATTTGAAGTGTCTTCAGTTTGGAGAGAGGGGGGTCTATGAAAGATGTTGATGGTGAAGATGGTGCTTCAAATTCAGATGTCCTTGGAATTACTTTCTCTTCTTTTGCTGCCAAAGTCCGTTTGAATGGCTCCCAACTAGTGTTTTTCAGAACTAGTAGCTCTTCTAGACACGGAAACAGAGGCATGGAAGTCAGTTTGGGGCAATCCTCAACAACTAATTTAGAAAGACAAGTAAATGtagtttcttcttcttcagccTCTTTCCGCCAACTCTTAAGTTCTGGCAAATTAGTAAGCCGAAGCTCTTTCAAGGACGAAAATGATGTTGTTGATTCGTTAGTCATCAATGTTTCCTCCAAAATGTACTCCAGCTTCATCAACTCATCTACTACCAATACTTCAAGATTAGGCAAGTGGCTCACTGGCGGTAGGCACTGACAACTATTGCATCTCGATAAAGATAATTTGACAAGGCTCTTACACAATGGAAGCCAACTCGAAAACTTGATGCCACCATAAGCAGATAGAGACAATTCTCTAAGACTTGGATGTGGCTTAAGATCTTCTAGTGTCTCTTCACAATAAGCTTGATTAATAGGATCGACAACATTCCAGATCAATATTAAGGATGTAAGATGTTCCTTTTTGTCCAACTTTGCTTCTGCTGTCTTATCTTCTTCCCGAAAACTCAAATTTCTAATTGTGAGCTTGCCTCTCAAGTAATCTAGACCACTTAGTTCATCGAGCTTGCCACTTTGTTTTGAGACAGAGGTAGTGCCCTTATTCAACACAAATTCTGATAATGTTCGAAGCTCAGATAGTCGACGTAGTCCTCGTGGCATCTGAGTCAAACAATAGCATGACTCGCATTCGAGCTTTCTCAAGTTGGCTAACTTGGTAATGCCTCTGGACAATTTTTGGAGATTACTGCAATGGTTGAGTTTCAGAGTTTGCAAATTTTGCAGTCTACTAATAGAATTTGGTAATGCCCTGATATTCACATTTTGAGAAAGATCAAGATACCTTAGAAACTTCAACTCACCGATAGAATTTGGCAATACCTCAATGCCAATGTTATGCAAATCCAGCGCCCGTAACATCTCGAGTTTCAGAATTTTGTCACAAACTGACTCCCTTGATCTCCCTTCAACAGTCCATCGATGTTGATTAGGCAAAATAAAACTCCGAACCATTTTTGATCTATTTTCTGGAATTGGAATCTGCCAAGAAGAATATAAATGAAAATCGAATGATAGATGGCGAAGTGAGTCACCAAATTCGTCATCCTTTAAACGTATAGTAGCACAACGTATAGTAGCACAAGCATTCGGATGTGCTTTTCTCACAAAATCATGCATTGCATTTAACATTTTGCATTTTGTTATCTTGTCCAGCTCATCTTTCTTAGTTTCTTGAAAAAAAGATCTTCGAAGTAAATCTATAAAATAATCATAACCAATGTCTTCTGGATGTTGTTTTTCTTCAGGCTGTATAAAGCCCTGCGACATCCACAAAGTTATGAGTGATTCTACATCAATTTCATAATCTTTAGGAAAAAGAGCACAGTAAGACAAACAATCTTGCAAAGTATAGGGCAAATGACCATAACTCAACTGAAGAGCTGCTGATACATCAGAAACACCCTCATCTAATTTCTTTGAAAGCTCCTTCTCATGGAATGACTGCCACTCAGTTTCTGGATTTTTTGAAAACAATATGCTTCCAATTGTCCGTATGATGAGAGGGATTCCCCAACATATTTTCACTATCTCTTTTCCAATTTTCATAATATGAGGGTCGGTTGAATGTTCTTCACGCACAAAGGCAACTTTCTGAAATAGTAACCAAGAATTATCTTCATCTAGCTTCTTTAAAGCATATTTTTGATTCCCTCCTGTATTGTTTGCAGCCTCTTTACTACGGGTAGTTATAATAATTCTGCTTCCATTTGCACCAACTGATAACAAGTCTCTTAGATCCTGCCATTCGCTTTCATTCTCTATCAAATAATCATCAAGAACGAGGAGATACCGCTTTTGTTGTATTTGTAGATGAAGAAGAATTACCAATTGATCAATCACAAGGTCAAGGTCTTTTGGATCATTACCTGTAATAGAAAGAATGATCTTTTCAACAATTACTTTCTTATCTAAGATATCACTGACAAGCACCCAGATTTTAAGATCAAAATGACATTGCACCTTGTCGTCATCGAAAATGTGTTTAGCAAGTGTTGTTTTTCCCAATCCTTCCATGCCCACAATGGGAATGACCACCAAGTAAGGGTAGCCATCCAACAACTTCACCATGATTTCTTTTTTGTCATCATCTCTCCCAATAAACATTTCTTGAGGTACAAAAGAGTGAGTTTGTTTGCACGGTCCATTTGCAACTCCGGTCTCTTCGCCATTCTCTACCGACAGGAAGACTAACTTCTTCAGTTCTGCATTGATTTTTTCTACATCATTAAATGCCTGCCAGTGATAAAGGTCAACTTTAAGACGCAGAATACTTGAGATGACACATATAAATAAAGGAACTCCGTCACATTTTGCTGCAATATCTCTCCCTATTTGCTCGAACTCTGGGGCGTTCGGGTGGCTTTCGCTTATAAGAGCTCTTCTTTTGAGAAGAACCCAAGAGTCTTCTTCAGTCAAACGATCCAAATGATAGGATTGAAGAGAACCCGTACGTGTTATGTTAGCAACCTTTTCACTGCAGGTAGTGAGTAACACACAGGTACCCTTCGCACAACCCATTAACAAGTCCTTTAAGCTGTGCCAAAAAGGATGACTATCATCTACCATATCATCCATTACAATGAAGCATCTCTTTCCGTCTATTGCTTTTCTTAGTTCCTTCTGCAACCGATCCATCTCAGGATAACAATTAGCTGGTTCACCTACACCTGCACTATTAAGAAGCCCCATGACAATCTTTGTCGTGTTACAATCATCACCTGTGAAAGCCCATAGACGCAGATCGAAAGTTTGTTGAATCTTGTCATCATTGTAGACATTTCGAGCAAGGGTTGTTTTTCCCATTCCTTTAGCGCCAACAACAAGAATCACCCTAACATTCTCTTCTTCAGTATCTATTTTTGCTGGTTGGTGCAGTATAAGTTTCATGATCTCTGTTTTGTCATTGTCCCTCCCTAtaacctcttcttcttctttagaaGCCACAGTAAAAGTTCCATCtttttgttcttttatttttaagaGCATCTGATCTactgttttctttacttcatcgATTTTGTAACAAAGTTTGTAGCTAACATAAAGTGGGCTTGAgaatgagaagaaagtgagtaccTTTTCGGCTGCAGACATGACACGTCTACTCCGAACCACTGTCAACATTTCTTCCAACAAATTTTCAGTACGATGAAATGCACCTTCAAGCTTTCCAAGTAAACGTTTGAATTCTTCTCTATCATCCTGCTGGAACTCACAAAGTAAAGGATTCACAGCCAAAATATTCTCTTTAAGATTCGACAACTCACCGACAACACCAATCTCCTTCAAATCTGAAGATCGCAACAACTGAAGGATCCTATGTGCAACGGGCACCAGGTTTCGATCAGCCATGAAAGGTAATTTTTACTCCCCCAAAacctttcttcttctattttcccTCAATTTCTTCACGTGCTTGAGGTATATAATCAAAAGTAGAGAACCTTTGAACGAAAAAGTAGGTTGTGGGTAACGATAACGGGAGATTCGTTTTAGCTTTCGAATCACCAACTTTACACAAACATGAACACTCACGCACATTAGCAAAGTAGTGATGATCTAATGAATTTGCTCCATACAATTATTATCTACGAAGTGGATGATGTCCGTACTGTAGTGATGATATTTTTTTGGGTTAGTAGCATATGGGGTCACCATTTTATTACTATTGTATCACATAGGTCCCCTTGAGCACTTAAGTCCCCATTTTTTGTTAAATGAAACAAATTAGTCCCTAGTTCTATTTTCCATCCGAGAACCATTAATCCaatgggtaaaatggtaattttacaTTTGGGAGGATTGAgttcttatattttattttaatgtagCTTCTTTAccacttcaaaaaaaaaaatgctgCTTCTTTTTAAGACAATAattattttcttctttctttttaatagATATTAAAGCTATGTAATTGTCtggattaaaaataaaaaagcaaatttatttatattaaagaAATGTATATCATACAACACAAACAAAATTTACAAGAAATTATGCAAGAAAAAAATGTATAATCTAATAAGAAAGTTACcaataagaaaaaaataatacaCATTAAGATGAAATATTTCCTTTTAATTTTATCATGTTTGATAATAAAAACAATTACATATACGATGAAAGTATTTAGAAAATAAATTTAGTTTTGTTGTGAATAGTTTAATCAATATGCTCctattgataataataattaatgagAAATTTGCGGTCAAACTCCGTTATGTTTTTTTTGTTGAACACTTAAtccaattttctttaattttggtaGGAAAACCcccttatgtttgttttgttgaaCACTTAAtccttttttctttaattttggtgGGAAAACTcccttatgtttgttttgttgaaCACTTAACCCCCCTTTCTTTAATTTTGATGGGAAAACCCCCTTAAGTTTGGCCATAAAAAATTAGTGCTCATGATAAATATAGAGTTGATGAAAGTTTGGCTAGaaaatttcttatgtttgtagGTGTTATAACCAGTTTCTTAGCTCTGATTGTATTTATTGACTGAAATTTCTTGTTAGCATATTTGCAGAATCTTGCAGATCCTATATTTATCATGAGCACTAATTTTTGCTTTGTCAATTTAAACAAATATTATATAGTAAATATTATTTGATAGTTGCAATTGTGAATCAGCATCAGGATGGACCTTTCGGATAGTCTTATTTTTTAAGTATTGTTTACTTTGGGTCGTAGATTTAgattttatttattagatttattttattatgtattattttcaaaacacaaaaatagttttaattttccACCTGTGTATTAAAGCAGCCACGTTGGTAGATAGGCTGAGTTTGATTGTGTGGATAACGGGGTCAATGCACGGAACAGTGAATTGCAAACGGAACGAGACTTAAGGGGGTTTTCCcaccaaaattaaagaaaaggGGGTTAAGTGttcaacaaaacaaacataagaGGGTTTGCCTGCAAATTTCTCTCAAACATAAGGGGGTTTTCCcaccaaaattaaagaaaaggGGATTAAGTGttcaacaaaacaaacataaatggGTTTTTCcatcaaaattaaagaaaatgagGTTAAGTGTTCAACAAAACAAATATAAGGGGGTTTGGCCGCAAATTTCTCATAATTAATATACTTTCTTTTATTTCCAagtatagttttaattttttcttttgtatttttttttgttatatctCTAAATTGAATTCATTCTTATTTTGATTATTGAAATagtatttctattattaatttttgaataaATTGGATTTTTTCCCCTGAATTATTATCACTACCTTATTGTGTCCCCTCAACTTTTCGCATTGTTTTAAATTCTCTTCAAACTATTATTGTTATCTTATTGTGTAATTTCTGTTAGTTTTCATCCTACATGGCTAACAAAGTGATGATTTGACACTTAAGGTAGTGACGTGGCATTGACACGTCACTACCGCgtatataattaaaatttaaaaaatgattaaaaaatataaaaattatttcgaaagattgaaaaaataaaaaataacttaaaaattataaa
It encodes the following:
- the LOC133817466 gene encoding putative disease resistance protein RGA1, with the protein product MADRNLVPVAHRILQLLRSSDLKEIGVVGELSNLKENILAVNPLLCEFQQDDREEFKRLLGKLEGAFHRTENLLEEMLTVVRSRRVMSAAEKVLTFFSFSSPLYVSYKLCYKIDEVKKTVDQMLLKIKEQKDGTFTVASKEEEEVIGRDNDKTEIMKLILHQPAKIDTEEENVRVILVVGAKGMGKTTLARNVYNDDKIQQTFDLRLWAFTGDDCNTTKIVMGLLNSAGVGEPANCYPEMDRLQKELRKAIDGKRCFIVMDDMVDDSHPFWHSLKDLLMGCAKGTCVLLTTCSEKVANITRTGSLQSYHLDRLTEEDSWVLLKRRALISESHPNAPEFEQIGRDIAAKCDGVPLFICVISSILRLKVDLYHWQAFNDVEKINAELKKLVFLSVENGEETGVANGPCKQTHSFVPQEMFIGRDDDKKEIMVKLLDGYPYLVVIPIVGMEGLGKTTLAKHIFDDDKVQCHFDLKIWVLVSDILDKKVIVEKIILSITGNDPKDLDLVIDQLVILLHLQIQQKRYLLVLDDYLIENESEWQDLRDLLSVGANGSRIIITTRSKEAANNTGGNQKYALKKLDEDNSWLLFQKVAFVREEHSTDPHIMKIGKEIVKICWGIPLIIRTIGSILFSKNPETEWQSFHEKELSKKLDEGVSDVSAALQLSYGHLPYTLQDCLSYCALFPKDYEIDVESLITLWMSQGFIQPEEKQHPEDIGYDYFIDLLRRSFFQETKKDELDKITKCKMLNAMHDFVRKAHPNACATIRCATIRLKDDEFGDSLRHLSFDFHLYSSWQIPIPENRSKMVRSFILPNQHRWTVEGRSRESVCDKILKLEMLRALDLHNIGIEVLPNSIGELKFLRYLDLSQNVNIRALPNSISRLQNLQTLKLNHCSNLQKLSRGITKLANLRKLECESCYCLTQMPRGLRRLSELRTLSEFVLNKGTTSVSKQSGKLDELSGLDYLRGKLTIRNLSFREEDKTAEAKLDKKEHLTSLILIWNVVDPINQAYCEETLEDLKPHPSLRELSLSAYGGIKFSSWLPLCKSLVKLSLSRCNSCQCLPPVSHLPNLEVLVVDELMKLEYILEETLMTNESTTSFSSLKELRLTNLPELKSWRKEAEEEETTFTCLSKLVVEDCPKLTSMPLFPCLEELLVLKNTSWEPFKRTLAAKEEKVIPRTSEFEAPSSPSTSFIDPPLSKLKTLQIIHMSKCERNMWEFLRSLRSLTFDHIDDIKALLKGLKQVTTLQQLCIWHCHGLMKIPKWISNGTSLKKISIKVCPNLTIGPDKLSLIASSKVEIEHCPQVSHIESILKICTSPQDSLKSSVGCYRTD